GTACGGGATGAAATTTGAAGACGACCTTATGAAATAGTCTTTTTGGGAGCACttatggagatcacatttgcatatgcaccATGGTTTTGTATAGTTTTGGGACATGTACATGATATATATGTCACAGTTATGtatgttatttggaggcttgttggatCTTAAGACCAAAATCTTGTAACTTGAATTTGGTAACTTATTTTGCTGTTTTAGGGTGTGttaataactcaagtcttgtaatatgatgaatttacactttgtcttataaatatgtacaaaggagaaaactagttttcctttttatacccgatagtttgaaatttatgtaTAATACAAACTTGCAGTGATGTTGAATGAAAGTATAATTTTGTTAGAAAGTTGCTTTAACGTGTTGATTATTCAAAAAAAGGGGTTATATCACCTTATGTTGATATTTGGACATtgtatttcattttttaaaaaacaaattataaagagtattttcaaaaataaaactattgcACTTTGGACCTCATCGCAAGGGCCTTTTTTCGCTACTAAATTATtctgaatatttttttaattaatatcttCTTAATGTTGTAATTAATAAATTAGATTTGTTTCATAAGTAGCACCCTCCCAAAGGAGTTGCTACACTTTCAGAGGCAAAGGTTCGAAAAGatttaattaagaacaaaatgggaatcggcttgtaatgtgggtgccaaagaaaaggCTTATAGGCTCAAATGGGCTATCTACGGATAATTTTATATATGGAGGCATAATAGCTCAATGGACAATCAAAGAAACGCCTACATCATCTCCTAGACTCATAAAACATACTTATTTCGCTTCGActaacacacagggcaagttctagacaaacACAGGATAACACAAAATGTGATCAAAACCTCATATCACACAATGCACATGACCCCAGTCGAGACGGTTTCATTCCAACTCTCAAGTTTAAGCAAGTAATCACAAAGTCAAGAAATATTAAGCATTAAAGCACTGCATGAACAATCAGTCAAGTAACTGAGAGAAAGCGTCACAGACAGGCTATTCAATATTTCACGGCATCAATATTCATCAAAACATGTTAGGAAGGTAATTTGCATGCTAAGGCCTAACTATGTTAGCATCAAACAGGTCAAAAGGCCTATAGGACACTCAAGTTTTCTTTCCtcaattttctaaaaataaaaattactcgGTTCAAGTTACATCCCCTGAAAAAGAACCATTTCCAAAAGAAAAACCATGAGATATTATAATCTACCTACgactaaataaaaatatattttttgatttttttattggaccttaatccctcaagaaagctgTCTAAGAGATCCATCATCACGAAAATTCCAAACAATATTTTTAGTTAAACTAGCACAACTAAAATATCATTGAAAATCACTCAGATAATCTCCTCACCCAAACTTAAAATTGTTCATTGTCCCTAATGCACATCataaataacaagagggtaaaaAAAAACTCCCTAGTAAGCCAAAGGCCGAAGTATTAGCAACTCATGGGATACTCAAACTTCTCCCAAGCATGGTCCTTCGTaggggtacctcacacttagttccaaccatctggtttgctTTTGCTTCATTCCAATGACTTTCCTTTCTGTGCTcctacaaaatataaaaaaactatACTACATAAATAACacaattaaaaaaagtaaaataataaaaaaaaattaaaaaattaaaaagaagtaaagttgggttgcctcccaacaagcacataatttaacgtcgcggcacgacgtaaatcactttttgcctccacctcgagcttataAATTGAACTCCAAGTTTTGATTatgctctatgatcatgctcttGAGGTGGTACAAATTCTTGTAAGCCAAAAACTAAATGATTCTTTATGCACTTTTTAGCTTCCAGCCGAGGAGTGTCATCTTGCCTAGACGGCTTcgaaaatttcagaatataaggCTCATCTACCTCTTCCGTTGACTCCTTTGTATGCTCGTAAGGATCCATTCCCATTTCACCATCAGAGCACAAGGTAGAAaagtgtttggaatgaggtccaaCGCGCTCAAATACATAAACTTCGAGATGTTTAACATCCTCTGCACCAGTGACAGTAGAGTCAACTGAATATTTATACTCAATGTCCtcggttgactctagtatcacgCCTTTAACATCGGTATCCTTAAATTCTAGTTGGCTAggttgttggtgttctactctgaccTTCTCCATCAGAGTGTCAACTCCTTATTCTAATTCATATTGTTTTTGGCTACTATCCACTATATTGACTTGTCGAACATTCAAAGCTTCGACCACTTGACTCACGTGAGCCTTCAAATtgtgaatagttgcctcttgcctttgtGTCTGTAATTGTGTCTTATTATTTTGTTCCACAAGGCACACTAACATATCCTTGATCTCCTTTGGGTTAGCATCcccaggttctttgttcctaGTAACTTCACAAGtaaaagtagaaccatcataatAAAGGGTGGGGGGAGGATAAAAAATATAAGCACAATCATAAAAGTgatcatcttgaccaccacacatatcacacacattccataCATGAGATTGAggtggtgcacataactcgctctcgtgAATATATTGATAATTTTGGCACGAGTGGTTTCCTCCATAATATGCATAAGGaagatcaaaagtagaattaccaatatCAAAACGCCTATAATTCCAAAATGCgatgtttctcaaatcaacaagtaaaactaaaataaataaaaattcaaatactaaaaaaaggtttaaaattgaaacctagcaatatgtacaactacatctacaccgttagttccccggcaacgatgTCTCTCTCGAgaaactaccacaatttactagacatattctcttgaactacgctagctggcactaattcactactcactacgatcgcaccaaggtttcattATCTCTAATCCTTCCTTTAAACCCTCcatattgatctctcacatatgTTTGTAGTGAcgttattcaacaactacctaaatgtgtactCTATCTTGAGaagtacacactaaataggcacagtcaattgatggacATCCAATCAACAgcaacaaacacgtagttgaacaagtagcaAAATCTAACTGctaaattatataaaaacataacaaaaatttatcctacaaaaggttccatcaaaatcctagataAAATATTAgatattcataatagtatgcaaaagtacaatactagaatttataaccaataatggaaataggaagacgaaagtgaaaaactcgtagaagaattctccaccTTATTCCtagcgtgttcttgcctccttaggtcgaatctcctCTCCAATAATGTCTCCCTCTTAAGAAATAGGTTTAGAACCTCCTTTATACATGTTGGGGTGCGTAAGGTCAAAACTACCAAGTCCTAGCCGAATTAGGACGAAATCCGCCATTAGCCGTCTCGCTTGGCGCCTGGCGCCAACCTGGACACTGAAATTTTTCCACTTTTGTGCTATTCTGCCATTGGCATTTTGGTTGGTGTCTGGCGCCAAACTGGGCACCAAAATCATACTCCCTCTAAATTCTTCTATTTTTACTTCACTTTGCATGCAAGCTTGCTAAATCACTTCAAATTGACTCCTTCACATATAAACACCATTATTAAGCTCAAGTCACAAATATTTACACCAAAGTTAATAAGATTGAGGTATAATGCAAGGCAAATTATACGGAAAAACATGGATTTATAGCCTAACATCACGACCCCATACTTAAGTTTTTTCTCGTCCTCGAGCAACCTAAGACTTTGCTAACCAAATAATGCACACAAGGCATTATACAATGGAGGAACATCTGGAAATTCAACACACTACACCTATGACCGTGGTTGATACCAACAATTAAGCCATTGCATACGCATTCATACCTTTCCCACCTTTTACATGCCTGAATATTGGTGACCAATTTAAAACAATCAAACAACCAGTACATAACCACCCAACCTAAAAGACCGACTCGTCGCCAATAAAAACTCTCAACTCGTGCACTCACCCAACAAGAGTTGTTTAATAACGTCACCTATCCGTCATGGAATCATGTGCCTTACCAAAGAATAAGAGGGTATTTCGTCCACACATTCACATATACATTCgaatataatttaaggacatcacatatatgaacaaaaaatcactcactctcacaaagaaattCATGTTCACTCTAAGgttgtaccataggcttgcccgttgTGTATATCTCCACTAATCTAAGCTCGAAcagtctaagatcaattaggTCTTTACTGGTTGTAatataggctaagggacgggtatgaTATATTTTGggtatagtgactaaccctcctaagcactttaatatacTACAGTTAACTTTCAGATACACATTCTCTATGACCAATTCAAGCAATTCCATGAAACCACATACAACTTGGAACTTCTTCTTTAAGAACATCTATACATTCACTAGCCCGGATCACGATGAATAGAAGGTGTATTTTCTATATacttatttttctcctttttgtatttttttttttcccttcaaCACTCTCCATAAATTTAGGTTGCCCGGCTAATGATCTTCCAAAACATACATGCACATTTTTGGCTTTTCTATGATTCGACTCAAAAGCTACCCCAACTCTCACCTTACTCTTCTAGCAACTTAAGTGCTTTCGGACATAAAGGTTCAAAAAGatttaattaagaataaaataggaatcggcttgtaatgtgggtgccaaagaaatGGCTTATAGGCTCAAATGGGCTATCTACGGATAATTTAATATATGGTGGTATAATAGCTCAATGGACATTCAAAGAAACGCATATATCATCTCTTAGACTAACAAAACTTACTTATTTCGCTTCCACTAacacacatggcaagttctagacaaACACAGGATAGCACAGAATGTGATCAAAAcctcacatcacacaatgcacatgACCCCAGTCGGGACGATTTTATTTCAATTCTCAAGTTTAAGCAAGTAATCATAAAGTAAAGAAGTATTAAGCAATAAAGCACTACATGAACAATCAATCAAGTAACTGAGAGAAAGCATCAATCACGGGCTATTCAATCTTTCACGGAATCAATTTTCATCAAAACATGTTAGGAAGGTAATTTGCATGCTAAGGCCTAATTATGCTAGCATCAAACAGATCAAAAGGCCTGTAGGACGCTCAAGTTTTCTTTCctcaatttcttaaaaataaaaattactcgGTTCAAGTTACATCCCCTGAAAAAGAACCGATgccaaaagaaaaactaagggggaTTATTATATACCTACgactaaataaaaaaatatttttggattattttttattggaccttaatccctcaaAAAAGATGTCCAAGAGATCCATCATTAGAAAaagtccaaaaaaatatttttagttaagctaacacaactaaaatatcaTAGAAAATCACCTAgataatctcctcaccccacacttaaaattgtgcattgtccctaatgcacatcataaataataagagggtaaaagaaactctctggtaggccaaaggccgaagtatTAGCAACTcatgggatactcagacttcttccaaacctggtccttcgtgcgggtacctcacacttagttccaaccatctggtttgctTTTGCTTCCTTCCAATGACTTTCCTTTCTATGCTCCTACAAAATATAAAAACTATACTACAAAAATAAcacaattaaaaaaaagtaagcaaattaaaaaataaaaaagcagtaaagttgggttgcctccaaacaagcgcctaatttatcGTTGCGGCACGATGCGAATCattttttgcctccacctcgaacttatgaattgaacccAAGTTTTGATTATACTCTATGATCATGCTCTTGAGGTGGTACAAATTCTTGTAAGCCAAAATCTAAATGATTCTTTATGCATTTTTTGGCTTCGAGCTGAGGAGTGTCATCTTGCCTAGACGTCTTCGAAAAGTTCAGAATATAAGGCTTATCTACCTCTTCCGTTGACTCCTTTGTATGTTCGTAAGGATCCATTCCTATTTCACCATCAGAACACAAGgtagagaagtgtttggaatgaggtccaaCGTGCTCAAATACATGAACTTCGAGATGTTCAACATCCTCTGCACCAGTGACAGTAAAGTCAACTGAAtatttatcctcaatgtcctcAATTGACTCTAGTATCACGCCTTCAACATtggcatcctcaaattctagttggctaggttgttggtgttctactctgacctcctcTATCAGAATGTCGACTGCTGACTTTAAGTCATATTGTTTTTGGCTACTATCTACCATATTGACTTGCCGAACATTCAAAGCTTCGATCacttgactcacttgagccttcaagttgtgaatagttgcctcttgcctttgtaTCTATAATTGTATCTTATTATTTTGTTCCACAAGGCACAttaacatatccttgatctcCTTTAGGTCAGCATCCCCAGGTTCTTTATTCCTAGTAACTTCACAAGtaaaagtagaaccatcataatAAGGGGTGGGGgatgataagaaatataagcacaaccataaaagtgatcatcttgaccaccacacatatcataCACATTCCATACATGAGATTGaattggtgcacataactcgctctcgggaatataTTGATAATTTTGGCATGAGGGatttcctccacaatatgcataaggaagatcaaaagtagaattaccaatatCAAAACTCCtataattccaagatgtcatgtttctcaaatcaacaagtaaaactaaaataaaataaaaaatcaaatactaaaaaaaacaaaataaaagtttaaaattgaaacctagcaatatgtacaacTACAGCTACactgttagttccccggcaacggcgccaccCCTTATTCTACTACAATTTACTAaacgtattctctcgaactacgctagctggcactaattcaccgctcactacgatcgcaccaaggtttcgttatctctaatcccgcattcaaacccttcgtattgatctctcacatacgttagtagtgatattgttcaacaactacctaaatgcgtactctctctcgagcagtatacactaaataggcacaatcaattgatggtcattcaatcaacagcaacaaacacgtagttgaacaagtagcgAAATctaacggctcaattatataaaaatataacaagaattcatcctacaaaaggttccatccaaaccctagataacaaattagctattcttAATAGTATGCAAAagtacaatactagaattcataaccaataatggaaataagAAGACAggagtgaaaaactcgtagaagactTGTATGCGTTGCTCCTAGCGTGTTCTTGGCTCCTTGAGTTGAATCTCCTCTCCAATAATGTCTCCTTCTTGAGAAATAGatttagaaccccttttatacatGTTAGGGGCGTGTAGGGTCGAAACTACTAAGTCCTAGCCGAATTAGGACGAAATACGCCCTTAGCCGTCTCGCTTGGCGCCTGGCGCCAACCTGGACACCGAAATTTTCCACTTATGTGCTATTCTGCCATTGGCGTTTTGGTTGGTGCCTGGCGCCAACCTAGGCACCAAAATCATACTCCTTccaaattcttttatttttacttcaCTTTGCATGCAAGCttgccaaatcacttcaaattgactcctacacatataaacaccattattaagctcgagtcacaaatatTTACACCAAAGTTAACAAGATTTAGGTATAATACAAGGCAAATTACATGCAAAAACATGAATTTTTAGTCTAACATCAAGAGGTAATATTTTTTACATCATCAAGTCCATAGTAAACTCCTTTTTTAATACAATGAAAAGTTAATTGGCAGATTTCATGGTATGATTATGAATGATAACAAACCTAGACCACCTAAATATATCCTTCTAAACTTATGTCACATTTCCAGGAATACCTAAGAAATGGCACATAAACCAGATGTTTATTTTAACGAACTCCCTAATAGGTAATGTGAAAGTATTGATAAACAGTGGCTTTATCGTGTAGAATTATTCCTCAGGCTGGATTAAGCATCAGAATTCCACTGACCCTTATTTAAAATTAAACATGGGCCAGTCACTCTCTTCTAATCAAAGGGGCTAACACTAGTATAAGAAAAAAGAGTCAAAGAGATATGATGCTTGCATAAAATGACGCGGAAAAGCAATATGATTTGACAAAGTTGTAGACATCACGTAAAGCTACCTAAATTTGTGCCAAAAAATTCCTTTTATTCTGCTGCAACTTGTCAAGAAGCTTGTTGGTCTTTCAACCATACTCTCAACTCatgacttgtgacctttcttttaCTCGATAAATATTCTTTTCACCAACGTCTAATCACAAATAATAGGTTAATTTTACGGATGATCATACAACTTACAACTTATTGTTTATAGGACCAAATTTATAAACATAAACAGGCTGCCACTTCGCAATTCACGTTACAATCTATGGGGTAACACTATCAAGATAAAAACTCATATTTTTCAGACCCAACCTAACACTAGATGTCTTTCATCATTAGTAATTTGGAACTAGGTCAAACTATAAGTAGTGTCCTGCACGTGGAATATGTAAAGTGAATTGTCACTTGGTTATACATGCATGACAATTTTATACATTTACCAGCTTACTTAATTATACATTTTCTTTGTAGCAATAAACTGAAAATTGAATAACGATCTTGAAATCATACAATATACTTGATATTGTTGTAAAGATTGATTTTGAACTGTCAAGAATCAATGCAAATTCTCAACAAGTCTATACACTTTTCAATTGACTCTTTTTCCTAGtgttattttcttctctttttcaacCCCTACCCCACCCTTGTCGAGGAGATGGTGAGATGTGCGTTGCAGAAGTGAGGGACCAAAAGGCCACAGATAAGGTTTTGAATGGATGACAAAAATATCGGTCACAATCTATGTGGAATTTAAGAACCATATTGTCCTTTTCTTGTAAGACTAAGTTTGTCATCTAACTTAGATGGTAATGTGTGAATTGGACTTTTTAGAATCTTCCCCTGAGGTAAAAATTCTTACTTTTTAACGTCCTTCTAAAGTCAGCAACGTCGCTATTTTGCAAGACACGTTTTGAAAAACTACTACATTTCTCCACTTCATACTCATATGTTCACAAACTAGCTAAGTAAAGAAAATGACCATTCAAGGCAAGTTATGTTGTGAATTATGTTTATCTTTAGACTTTTCTTGAATATTAACCGTTTTTATGTAGCTTTCGTTGGTATAACGGAAGCTGCATCATATGATGATCTCGAGTAAGGAAAAAGCGATAATAAGAATTGAATTTACTTTTTATTGTATGTGAGACATCACCGATATCACTAGGTTACAGAGAGCAATTGGTGATAATAGAACCTTTTAGGTTAGGGATCGGAACCTAGGGGGTATTAAAGTTACAATTTCTCCTTACAACTTGATATATATggagtttgtcaaattaaacctTGAGCCTAACTCACATCCCAAAAGCTAGTTCGAAGGGAGAAGAATTGCGCAAGCCTTATAAGGAGACCAGGATCTCATCCTGGTCCGATGTGAGATTCATTCCATTCATCATAATTCAAATCTCATAAAAAAATCTTCAATCTTTTTGCTTCTCCTTCTTCCTAAGTGACCTAAAGACTACAAAATGTATTAGTTTAACAAACATCGATCAATAGTATAGTATAGCTGAAAGTAATATCATTTCTATACTTGTACTACTGTAGGAACTATTGACTAATCTAATGCTATGGTGTACCAAATTTAAATTTCTCGCAGATAGGGAGGCTATTTATTGAACAACTTTGACAAGTACGTAATTTGAATCGGTAAGCAACATACTGGATTTGGACCACTCTATCCATTCCTCGATTTTGAATTTGAAATTCTAATGAAAACTTTGACCCAAATTTATGGAAGAGATTTTGCAATAAATTCATGAAGTTTTATGGAGCAGTTCATTGAATACACCATAGACATATTATATCCGTTGGCCCGAGAATTAATTTGACAGACATTGGCTTAAATTTGCCCTTGCTCTAGTGTTGCATAAATTGTTATACATTCATTTCCAACTTCTAAATACGTAGGACTGGCCTGCAACGGTCGTtcaatttgtttattttattacctCTCCtataaaaaggaaggaaaaaaatgGAGATGCTAGTGTGATATGAGGACTAATTGTCCAAAAGCATTCGTTTTCAATGACTAATTAACCGTTCCCCAACAAATACTATCCAAATGCaacattaaatcatgttttaacaGTTCAAACAATGATCTTGATTTATACCTTAGTTTGACTTGACTTCTTAAGCAAAGATATACTAAGTAAGTTTGAACGAACCATAATTGAAATTGCTTAAAGAGGTGCAAAGACTTGTTCAAAGAAAGAAAACTATACGTTAAAAAGGACACGAAAGCTTATACAGGAATTAACTTCCAATTGTCCTTATATTCCTCTAAGAGATCTAAACTTACATTACTTCGGCttgagttttttttatttttttctatttggtTAATTTGAATTATGAGCAAAACTGGCTCTAATTATATACCAAAATATGTAGTTTGGTCAAACAGTCAATTACGGTACGTAGCATTAGTTTGAAAAGTTTCTTGTTTTACTAACCCTAATTACAACAAACAAAACTAATCATTGGTTAGTGAACTTTCTTCAAATGTACCTGTctaatacaacaataacaataataataacaataacaacaacaataataatacatataaaataataataataataataataataataataataataacaataatccTAATTTAATTCTACAGGTGAAGTCTGAGAAAGATAGTGTATATGTCGACCATACCATTACCTTAAGAAGATAAAGATTCGTTTTCGATATATTTGCAGCTCAATATCTAGCCAATAATACATACTATAAAAGAATAGCTAGCACATTAAGAGAATTGAAAGATCGACAACTCCAATTACCTAAATACTATAATTGCAGCTTGATGAAACATTCAATAAGTGTAGTgctagtttcattaatgtttttcCTAATCCTAAAGTTCTACAAACGTTACAAGCAAATTAAAGAACTAATCATTGCTCCAGTGAACTTTCTTCAAATGTTTAGCCAATAATACAATAAAGAATAGCTAGCACGTTAGAAGAAATGAATGGACACCAACCTCCAAACATCCGCTTCCCGATCTTCGGAGTCTAGATTCAAGATTTAAACTTAATAAGTTCAGAATTTTGAAATCTTTAAAAATATAgttaatttcaaaattcaaaatttactATATTACTATTTTCCAAGGATAGAACGAATTAACCTCGCTGGATTTATATTTATGTTTCTTCTGCATTTTCATTTCTAGTTTGTTTACAGAtcacaaaatttattttttgaatgcAGAATACTAACAGAAGGTATATGTCGAAGACGATAGAGGCAATTGAATACACCCTAGCCATATAGATCCGCCTCTGCCAATGTCAATACCCACACCTTAACCCTAAAATTTAAATAAGAAATATTATGACAAGGGAAAAATTACTACTTTTTAGGCGCAAGGATAAAACTTTAGGCACACATTAACTACCTCGTTAAAAAAGAGTGCAAGACTAatggaaaaacaaaaaagaggaagaaaaaaaagtacAAGCGTACGGTATCATCTAAGCATatctttaaatatttttggaGACATAACAAGCACTACAACATCAAAATAAACAACAAGATTAAATATTAATTTGGCTATATCTAATGTTGAAACAAGAGTCAAGCTAAGACAGGCATCAATTTAATTACGTAATTAAGAAGAAGAATGATGTTTAGCTGTAGGAGACTGAAGTGGAAACAAAGGCAAGAGTTCAGGTGGCTCAATGCCTCTAGGGGTACTAAGTGGACTTGGATGTAAATAAAATCCTTTCTCAGCAATAGCTCTTTCTTCTAATTCCTCCATTGGTGATTTCGGACTTCCACGTGTCAGCATTTCCAGAGGTGACACTGGAGAAGCCATAAGTACCATTTGCCTATTAAAAGGAGGTGACAAAATTTTACCAGTGAGAATATTTTCAAGCTTTCTTTCACTATGCCTTCTTTCGTGTAACTTGAAAGTCGAACGCCGAGGACCTTTCTCGCCAGAGTTGGATTTTCCGACGACGGGATGACGGGAAGCTGATGCTGCACCGGTGAGTTTTTGGACTACAGAACGGAAGTTGGAGGGGTCAGCTTGGACAAAAGTGGTAAAATTGGAGTCTAAATTACTACTAATATTATTAGATGGAGAAGAACAAGATGAGATGTTATTCACATTGTGTAActggttgttgttttgatcatGTGGTGGTATATGGCAAGAAGATGCCATGATTTATGAGAAAGAGGAAGTGAATAATTAAAGATCTATAAAGCAGGAGAAAGAGAAATGGATGAAAAAGAAGGAAGAGAGAAGAAAGTTGGTGATTTTAGAAGGGAAAATGAAAGAGAGAAATTGAGGTTCTTTATGTTGGTGCTTTTATAGTTGAACTCCCATAGGATTGTGCTTTATTGTTAACTAGTTACTACATATGTTTTTCCTTTCTCGTGTTTGACCGCACAGAGTTtagcaatttaaaaaaaaattaaactataaaccaaatatattcaaaataaaaatattattttgaggatCCAAAATTAAATAGTTTTCAAAAAAAtgtatcattttttttttgacaaattaaaaaataactcGGACAAAgggtgaatatatatatatatgaactgatagaataaaaaatattaatatctCAATATAATTTAATATGTTATAGCAAATTGGCtaccttattttatatgttactaGTTTCATTATCATAGAAAATTACATATAATAATCTTTTAGTGATCATTTGATAATGTAAAAGACATTTATACCGTAAATATTTAGAAGTTGAACACGTATGTTAGTGTAACAGGGTTAAAATGGTCAGGTACTATTCCAGGAAGACTTTAAGGCTTTGGGCAAAGCgcgtatatatataatttaacttAGACCTGTCAATGGGCCGGGTCGACCC
This DNA window, taken from Nicotiana tabacum cultivar K326 chromosome 15, ASM71507v2, whole genome shotgun sequence, encodes the following:
- the LOC107778903 gene encoding VQ motif-containing protein 11-like, encoding MASSCHIPPHDQNNNQLHNVNNISSCSSPSNNISSNLDSNFTTFVQADPSNFRSVVQKLTGAASASRHPVVGKSNSGEKGPRRSTFKLHERRHSERKLENILTGKILSPPFNRQMVLMASPVSPLEMLTRGSPKSPMEELEERAIAEKGFYLHPSPLSTPRGIEPPELLPLFPLQSPTAKHHSSS